A region from the uncultured Stenotrophomonas sp. genome encodes:
- a CDS encoding conserved hypothetical protein (Evidence 4 : Homologs of previously reported genes of unknown function), giving the protein MPVCRVKSAAVEEQLSSKSNSIMRSQTVGLDLGNGFELPFRVGLGQRPAYPPGEYDIDPKSFALSPYGDLVLKRYVDLVPLGAKPHAPAAKA; this is encoded by the coding sequence ATGCCTGTCTGCCGCGTGAAGTCTGCTGCTGTCGAAGAGCAGCTCAGTTCCAAGAGTAATTCGATCATGCGTTCGCAAACCGTGGGCCTCGACTTGGGGAACGGTTTCGAGTTGCCGTTTCGTGTCGGCCTTGGCCAGCGTCCGGCCTACCCGCCGGGCGAATACGACATCGACCCCAAGAGCTTCGCACTGTCGCCCTACGGCGATCTGGTGCTCAAGCGCTACGTGGACCTCGTGCCGCTCGGCGCGAAGCCCCACGCGCCGGCGGCGAAGGCCTGA
- a CDS encoding hypothetical protein (Evidence 5 : No homology to any previously reported sequences): MNIEQHAVFQARIVETQRLALDLMEAGHAKIGIALGAVAFKALRIKPTVDAAPVAAKPVRKSKPVKSEGEGV; encoded by the coding sequence ATGAACATCGAACAGCACGCGGTTTTCCAAGCTCGGATCGTTGAAACGCAGCGCCTTGCGCTGGACCTGATGGAAGCCGGCCACGCGAAGATCGGCATTGCGCTGGGCGCTGTTGCGTTCAAGGCGCTGCGCATCAAGCCGACTGTGGATGCCGCCCCGGTGGCAGCGAAGCCGGTCCGCAAGTCGAAGCCGGTCAAGTCGGAAGGAGAGGGCGTATGA
- a CDS encoding exported hypothetical protein (Evidence 5 : No homology to any previously reported sequences), whose protein sequence is MGQSPRIGFALITLVTVRTAISSRSRAYPYPRQCSCNQQRSKPPAHASSPFTAATPQAIPSRPQNRHKITASPSPHG, encoded by the coding sequence ATGGGCCAGAGCCCTAGAATAGGCTTCGCCCTGATCACACTTGTCACCGTAAGAACTGCAATTAGCAGCCGCAGCCGAGCCTACCCCTACCCACGCCAATGCAGCTGCAACCAGCAGCGCAGCAAGCCACCGGCTCATGCGTCCAGCCCCTTCACCGCAGCGACACCACAGGCCATTCCCAGCAGGCCGCAGAACAGGCACAAGATCACAGCTTCCCCCTCGCCGCACGGCTGA
- a CDS encoding exported hypothetical protein (Evidence 5 : No homology to any previously reported sequences), with product MSALSSFAVLVWNTPSQSWEIWSDGYDTYSAANRDAADLCNSGRHAIVRRSPVVFPAAQVAA from the coding sequence ATGAGCGCCCTTTCCTCGTTCGCGGTTCTGGTCTGGAACACGCCGTCGCAATCGTGGGAAATCTGGAGCGACGGTTACGACACCTACAGCGCGGCCAATCGTGACGCCGCCGATCTCTGCAACTCGGGCCGCCACGCCATCGTGCGCCGCTCGCCGGTCGTGTTCCCCGCTGCGCAGGTGGCCGCATGA
- the VIII gene encoding Capsid protein G8P → MDFSGILDGLSATTATTAIIGAAAIIALVGFAGWASKKVAGFFGR, encoded by the coding sequence ATGGATTTTTCGGGCATCCTCGACGGCCTGTCGGCCACCACTGCCACCACCGCGATCATCGGTGCTGCGGCGATCATCGCGCTGGTCGGCTTCGCCGGCTGGGCGTCGAAGAAGGTGGCCGGTTTCTTCGGTCGCTGA
- a CDS encoding hypothetical protein (Evidence 5 : No homology to any previously reported sequences) encodes MIASEKGLRRTVRKARNLHRVFLIYRRWAVDSFVIGCWAESAKSDRDAAMAEAREFKRRDAERARA; translated from the coding sequence ATGATCGCCAGCGAGAAGGGCCTTCGCCGGACAGTGCGCAAGGCGCGCAATCTGCACCGCGTATTCCTGATTTACCGCCGCTGGGCGGTCGATTCCTTTGTCATCGGTTGTTGGGCGGAGTCGGCGAAGTCGGATCGTGATGCCGCGATGGCGGAAGCCCGCGAGTTCAAGCGCCGCGATGCCGAGAGGGCGCGGGCATGA
- the rstA gene encoding Phage replication protein, which yields MADLSHLDADVQSVAGVRPAFDLIVNGARVRAIDGSSKETRLAVAMLPPAAQRGDVLRLPSRYAFSPAGTGEKGQVAEIGPGSNTGQKSVAKDQGAIIDFLTIVFPLAAAEDVRCTNLDLLLFRIFGFRGEVVAGAIREKQWNFYPLSAVLVDREGELVGRVGLGGNKETICISLSGAGCKWVTRWEQVCRQLGVLRAKISRVDVAHDDYDGQRLDVHALRERAAAGDFGEGGCPPRHRFISDEGHGTGCTLYVGGKGHKELCVYEKGKQMGLPSSPWVRAEVRLYGKHVEVPHDVVVNPAAYLRGAYSVLNSLIQGVCTRLKTIRKQVECSAEAAVAWLNRQAGPMLNVLREAFGHSWADFAEARVLRDGHPGRFRGIAKGEPLHRYVREELCLSAA from the coding sequence GTGGCTGACCTCTCGCACCTAGATGCGGACGTGCAGTCGGTTGCCGGCGTACGGCCTGCGTTCGACCTGATCGTCAACGGTGCGCGCGTGCGCGCCATTGATGGATCGTCCAAGGAAACGCGCCTTGCTGTCGCCATGCTGCCGCCTGCGGCGCAGCGCGGTGATGTGCTGCGCCTGCCGTCGCGTTACGCCTTTTCCCCGGCTGGCACTGGTGAAAAGGGTCAGGTCGCGGAGATTGGCCCGGGGAGTAACACGGGCCAAAAGTCGGTTGCCAAGGATCAGGGGGCAATCATCGACTTTTTGACCATCGTTTTCCCGCTCGCAGCTGCCGAGGACGTGCGTTGCACCAACCTAGACTTGCTGCTGTTCCGCATCTTCGGCTTTCGCGGTGAAGTGGTGGCCGGGGCGATCCGGGAGAAGCAATGGAACTTCTACCCGTTGAGCGCTGTGTTGGTGGACCGCGAGGGCGAGTTGGTTGGCCGGGTTGGGCTGGGCGGCAATAAAGAGACTATCTGCATCAGCTTGTCCGGTGCCGGTTGCAAGTGGGTTACGCGCTGGGAACAGGTCTGCCGGCAGCTGGGCGTCTTGCGCGCGAAGATCAGTCGTGTGGACGTTGCCCATGACGATTACGACGGGCAGCGCTTGGACGTGCATGCGCTGCGTGAGCGTGCCGCCGCTGGGGATTTCGGCGAGGGTGGTTGCCCGCCACGCCATCGCTTCATCAGCGATGAGGGCCACGGCACGGGCTGCACGCTCTATGTCGGTGGCAAGGGGCACAAGGAATTGTGCGTGTACGAAAAGGGCAAGCAGATGGGCTTGCCTTCTTCGCCGTGGGTGCGTGCCGAGGTGCGGCTGTATGGCAAGCATGTCGAAGTGCCGCACGACGTTGTGGTGAACCCTGCTGCGTATCTGCGCGGGGCCTACAGCGTGTTGAACAGCTTGATTCAGGGCGTTTGCACGCGCCTTAAAACCATCCGCAAGCAAGTGGAATGTTCCGCTGAGGCAGCCGTCGCATGGCTCAACCGGCAGGCGGGACCAATGCTCAATGTCCTCCGTGAAGCGTTCGGCCATTCGTGGGCCGACTTCGCAGAGGCCCGCGTACTCCGTGACGGCCACCCGGGGAGATTTCGCGGCATCGCCAAGGGTGAGCCACTCCATCGTTATGTGAGGGAAGAACTATGCCTGTCTGCCGCGTGA
- a CDS encoding exported hypothetical protein (Evidence 5 : No homology to any previously reported sequences), whose amino-acid sequence MMAILLLLSALCLSIGTARLFAWCLDYREARIEASYRAECMVALARAEVCRG is encoded by the coding sequence ATGATGGCGATCCTCCTGCTGCTCTCGGCTCTCTGCCTGTCCATCGGCACCGCGCGCCTGTTCGCGTGGTGCCTGGACTACCGCGAAGCCCGTATCGAAGCCAGCTACCGCGCCGAGTGCATGGTGGCGCTCGCACGTGCCGAGGTGTGCCGTGGCTGA
- a CDS encoding hypothetical protein (Evidence 5 : No homology to any previously reported sequences) — MRAISRKIAANFCHLYTSDN; from the coding sequence ATGCGCGCAATAAGCCGCAAGATCGCCGCAAATTTCTGCCACCTCTACACTTCCGATAATTGA